DNA sequence from the Mauremys mutica isolate MM-2020 ecotype Southern chromosome 9, ASM2049712v1, whole genome shotgun sequence genome:
TTGATTTATGAGACTGgattcattttcaaaagggatttaagaGCTTAGATCCCATTGACCGTCAGTCAATGGGAGTGTAGCACCagctaaatatctttaaatatcTGGGCCTTAGTCTTTGTGCTTCAGATGCCCATCTGTTAAATGGCAATAGTAATATGTCCTTTGTCTTGGCTGTTTAGACTGCAAACTCATAGGGCAGGGACTTTCTCTTACTGTATATCAGTACAGCTTCTAGCACAGTGGAGTGCTGCTTTCATCTGGAGCCTGTAGGCACTACCGTATTATAATACAAGAGGTACCTTATCTACtgaattatttatatttttttctgctaTTTTGAAATCCTTTATAGGCGACTATAGCCCCAATCCAGCAAGTCACAtaagtgcatgcttaactttaagcatgagtagtcccattgacctgAGTGGGACCACTCATATGCTTAGTTAatcatgtacttaagtgctttgctggatgagCCTGTATTAACAGCAAATTAGTCCTTTGGGACTAATGGAATGAAATTTACATTCCAAATGTCTTTGTATTTGGGGTGTTTAGTCAATAGTTGTGGAAAGAAAGTATTCTGTTGTATTTAGCAGTTTTTTGATTATTGTACTAGCTAAACCCGAACCTATTAGTAAGGAGCTAGTTTAAAAAGTGGACTGAATGTGAAACTTGTCTTTATGTGTAGATGTTGCAAATAGCAATGTTACTAGCCAACAAGTCATTTATCAGCTGACTTATTGTATTTTATTGTAGGCAGCATAAACCTGAAGAATTTCTGTGTAACCTGGGTCCTGATGTGTATAACATTGTGTGTAATTTTACCCAGTCAGCTACTGCTACGACACCAAGACCAGAGTACTGTGCTGGAAGCTAGCAAGGTAGTTTGTTTTTTAGTTAACCTCCCCCCTACACAGAAAGACTATACATATAATTTTGGTAAGGATTGTGGATATGCTTCATAGGAATTTGTATGATAATCCTAATTGCTTTAGAAATTGCGTGTGCGGTATTATGGGTATTTGTTTGAAGGATACATGCCAAACCCTGACCCCAAAAATATAGAAGTTGCCTAAAAACAGCTGTCGAGATGTCTTGCAGTTCAATCTTCCTGACTTAATATTTGACATCAGGTTGTATTTCCACCCGGTATTATTAAAAGGCAACTAATTAAGCATTACACAGCTTTCCAGTTTGTATGAGTGGAAATtctgaaataattttaattatttgtaattaACATGTTTAGCTACATATACTAATTAACTAATTTTTTTTGTAGTCATTTAAGGCAGTAGTAAAAATCactattgttttcttttaaacttgTGGCCTGAAAATATTATTTGAGACATTAAAATCTCTGTCAGTGAATTGAGTTCTTTTTTCTCCTAAAGAAATCTTGAGTGCGCTCATGCAAGCTTTCAGCTTGCATTGTATTGGGATTTCATAGTTTGTACCTGAAGAAATCTTTCTCCATCTTCTGAAAGAAGGCAGGCTCTTTTTCTTGCCCTgaatctcccctctccccaacctGGTTAGATTTTCCTTCAAAAAAGTGAGGACCATAATCTCACAGTTCTCCCAGTCTGAGAATATTTCTTAATGCCATTCCTAGATCTAGACTACTGCTGCATTATTTCAATCATTGTACCTGCCTATTGAGGAAAAAGATGTACAGGAAGTAATGACTTAGTGCAAACAAATGGAGCATAATTCATATAATGCAATATCCCTTCTCCTGAGTAGGGGCAGGAGTCTGAGAAGATACTGTCCCTCTTTTGAATTTTGCAAGCTATGAATTTACGCTTTTTAAGATGCACTTTATCTTACTAATGGAGATATATTAGGATGCACAACTCTGTAGTAAATTAGAATGACAGATGAATGCACCTTCTCATCGATACTAGATAACATAGGCACTCATTTGAAGACTGGAAACCCAGGTTTACCCTCTGATATGGaaagggctagctcagtggtttgagcattggcctgctaaacccagggttgtgcattcagtccttgagggggccatttagggatccggggcaaaaatctgtcagggacggtACTTGGTCCtggtgtgaaggcaggggactggactcggtgagctttcaaggtcccttccagttctatgagataggtatatctccatataataaataaattaaaaaatttgTATCTGTTGTTGCCTAATACGAGAGTTGAGGggtacataggtgctggaactaggggtgctgcctgTGGCTTGgtgtggtttccattatatatgtggtttacagtttggttaaatgtctctcagcacacacacacacacctataaaaattgttccagcacccctggaggGGTATATTCCATCATTTTGCTGATCTTCATAATAGTGTTGGTTTATTACCTATACAGTAATCCAAATTACTTTGCTCAGCAGGGAAGCCTCTTATTTTCAAAATGTAGCAGAGTGGGGAAACTAACATGATTCCTGTTGAACACAGTGGAAAATTCATTAAGTTTCCTGCTGTCTTGCCACGCTGTGCTTAACTTTTCGCTGGCCATTGCTGTAGTTCTTAATTTTGACTTTAATCACCAAGTCTAGCTATTTCACTATTGAGAATAGATGCAGTTTGCATTAATATTTAGCATTTAAATCCCAACTGTTGCATGTCACTATCTTTGCTTCTGATGTGCACCACTCAGATAAAAGTCAAACTCTTTCTAGCAGTCACCTCTTTGGCCATTTACAGCAGCATTGAACTGCTTTGAAGGGAGTTCTGGTCCAGTCCCTTTCTATAAAACCAGTGGCCATAATGCAGGCCTTGAGAGGAAGTTAAACTGTAAGTTAAAACCCCTTGAATTGCTAAAAGGCATTTTTAACCAAAATCTCTTTGTGCTTTTGTTGGTTTTTCAGAACACTCTTGGTATGATCGAAATGTCAGGCTTCATTTGTGGCTATGTATCTTGCATGTTTTACTTGGGATCTAGATTTCCCCAGCTGTATAAAAATGTAAGTATATTTTTGAGAGAGTTCACTTAAATTGCATAGTGCTTCCTGTTGCTTGATGCACTGGACTCTTCCTCTCACTGAACACAAACTTCCATTTCCATTTGAAATCTGAACTTTGCATTTGGGACTATCTGAAATGGGAAGAGGCAAGGAAGGAAAACTGTTTTCCCCAAAAAAGAGAGAGGTGCAAATTCCAGGAAGATGCACAGCTTTCAGAGAGGACAAGAGAAGTAGATCTGAATTTATAAGGTTGGGGCAGAGGCATGCATTGCTCATAAAAAACAAACACGCAGTTTATATCTCTAGATTGCCAAGTGTTCTCTACTAAATAAGTAAGAAAACAATGTAGAGAGTTTTATAGAGTACAATGAGTTTAAAACATCATCCACTGTGACTTCAAAGATCCCATTATTGATTTCATAATCTTCCTGCTGTCAATGAATAAGGCTGCTATTCTTTCACAGAGGTcgcagaagtcacggattccatgtcTTTCCATGACCGCCATGACTTCTGCAGGGGCTGGTGCGTCTGACttcagggccagctgctcaggcagcccacAGCCAGCAGCACCGGCCACTGCTGGAGTGACCCATGCCCAGCTGCTCTGgtggtccccagggccagccacaccagccgctgcTTGGGAGGCCCAGGGCCAGCTGCCTCTGGGGACCGCCCGAACAGTGGCCGGTGTGGCTGGTCTTGCGGACTGCCTGAGCAGCGGTCCTGGGGGCAGCCCCCAGGAAGCACCTGTGCAGCACTCCTGGGCACCATCCCGGAGCCAGCTGAACCAGCCACTGCTcgggcagccccaggcagctggctctGGGACTACACAAGCAGCAGCTGGTCCTGGGGGCGGCCCCCTGGAGCATCTGAGCAGCTGTcctggggccagctgcaccagccactgctgcgGCCCTGGGCAGCAGAATAGCCactggtgtggctggctctgaGGAGTGCCTTAGCAGTGGTCCTGGGGATGCCCTAGGAACTGCCCGAGCAGCAGCAGTCCCCAGGCGGCCGGAGCAGCATCCAGAGAGCagtccctggcagcagcagccgggGACCAGTCAACCCCCAGCACTAGGTCAGGTACCCCCCTTCCCAGCAGGGGTTCCCCGGAGCAACGGGGCCCCAGAAGtagagatttagtcaggggtatttttggtaaaagttatggacaggtcacGAGCCATAAATTTttatggcccgtgacctgtccatgacttttaccaaaattACCCCTGACTCAGTCTTAGCTTTATCAATGAGTGAAAGATTTTATATATGCAGAGAACGACAGGCATTGGAATGCATTTTGATCTTACTTTGAAAAAGACTTGGCACAGTGAACTGCAGTTTATTTCCAGTCCAGCAGGCCTCTCTGAACTAAACTATTACAGCATTTTCAAAATGCTCCACTGGAGAAAGTGAAGGAGTAACAGATTTCTGAAGAAATAAACAGTAACATTTTATAATGCGCTAGAGTCCCATTCTGCTTTGCAGCTACAGGAGTTAACATGCATTATTCCCCAGAACTATGCACATTACTACTGATTTCGATTATTCTCATGCAGAAAGTAATAGATCTAGTGGAGGCAGAAGAATTAGAACCATAGGTAAATGTTTTCTAACTGGAAAAGAATAAGTGTTTGAAATTGTGGGGGCATGTTAGAAAGTAAAATAACTGGAAAATATCCATAACTGGTCACTGTAATATATGTGACAACTTTTATTTTCCTAtcacattttttttatatttatttgtagTTCCAAAGAAGATCCACGGAAGGCACATCTTACCTGCTGTTTGCATTAGCCATGATGGGAAACTGTACTTATGGACTAAGCCTTGTTTTAAAGATCCCTGCAGCTGAATCTCTCAGAAACCTTTACTTTTTACACCATCTTCCATGGCTCATTGGGAGCTTTGGAGTTCTGTTTCTAGATATTTTTGTATCCTTTTTCAGTTAGAGCAAGAGTTTCTCAAATGTGTGTTTGTAAATATTGGATAATTTGAGATTGAATTGGTATTTTATACAGTTTTTATTCTGCATCTAAACTGATTGTGACACgtcatcttttttaaaatgatttgccCAGTTCTATAAAAGGGCCAGTAAATCTGAATAAGGTATCCAAATAAAAGCTACATTGGATAGCTTTTCTTTTTGTAATCAATATACAGTAGACCAAATTTTCAATTTAAGGCGTGCGCAATGACCCTCCCATTTGTGCATGGCTAATGTGTGTTTAATACCTGAGAAACGCACAAAAAGTATTTCCAAGTGCACAAGCCAGATTATAACTGAAACTGGCCCATTTTTAAAGGTATCTTAAATTAGTTTATTTCCAGACTCATCTAGAGGTAAAGGACAAACATGAAGCATATTAAGATATTTTTGAAAACATAATATGTAGTGAACATACATTGCAGTTGCCCATAAAACTAAGTGCATCACCAGGGGTACAAACATATGCACCCATGCATTTACGTGTATCTTAAAGTCAGTTACTATGCTTGAAGAATCATGCACAATAGCGCACATTACAACATGGGTTAGCGTGCCAGGCTGCTGTAACAGACAGAAAGAACTTGGTCTTAAATGAACTCTCTTAATTAGGATTTGTATTGTGTACGTTTCCAGTGTTCTAGTTATTGCTATATATGTGCACTCATTCTAGGAAGATGATTGTTCTTATTGATTGCAAATTGTTGAACAATATTGAGCCTTTGTTTCATAAGTCTAGTGAATGATAACATATTTGTTGGTCTTACCACTCACCATCTGTATAACTATCTACCCCATTATTCTTGCCAGTTAAAATTCCATGTTTTGTCTATAAAGCCAGTCAAAGAATACAGCAAGTTGTAGGAAAACCAGCccattttaaattgaatttggGCTCCTATTTAGTAGCTTTATGAATTTAAGTGCAACACATCCAAGGAGGAGCtttggggcaggtctacactacagccggatcgatgctctgagatcgatccaccagtggtcgatttagcgggtctagtgaagacccaccagaTCAacagcagatcactctccagtcgaTCCCTGTACTCGACCCCTGACAAGAAGAGTAAGATAATTTGACGGGAGATTTTCTCCCATTGACCCCCCATGATGTAGACCCCGTGGTAACTCAACCTAAGGTATGTTGACTCCACCTACGttattcacacaacgcacagtcaatctgtggaactccttgccagaggatgttgtgaaggccaagaccataacagggttaaaaaaagaactagataaattcatggaggataggtccatcaatggctattggccaggatgggcaggaatggtgcccctagcctctttgccagaagctgggaatgagcgacaggggatggatcacttgatggttacctgttctgttcattccctctgaggtacctggcactggccactgtcggaagacaggatactgggctagatgtacctttctgacccagtagggccattcttatgttcttatgtaggt
Encoded proteins:
- the LOC123377176 gene encoding lysosomal amino acid transporter 1 homolog isoform X2, coding for MMAPQLYTHAFNISPVENRRLCINGTPWIWHLLEECVENAWEYWSVVIGLISIVCFLFAALPQLYVAYQNGKVDQALSLGFLLCWIGGDLTNFIGCYLTNQLPVQIVTAIFYVNMDIIVISQFAYYKLKNQKTTKCSINLKNFCVTWVLMCITLCVILPSQLLLRHQDQSTVLEASKNTLGMIEMSGFICGYVSCMFYLGSRFPQLYKNFQRRSTEGTSYLLFALAMMGNCTYGLSLVLKIPAAESLRNLYFLHHLPWLIGSFGVLFLDIFVSFFS